The DNA window TTCTCTAGCTTTTCTATAACATTATCGCTTATAGTTTCATAAATTCTACCTATTGTAGATTCTTGATCTAAGGCTGGAATAGTACCTACATCTCCACCAGCTCTTATTTCTTTCAATAAAGGAATTTCTCCTATTAAATCTACCTTTAATTCTTGACTTAGTATTTTCCCTTCTCCTTTACCAAATATATAATGTTTTTCATTACAATTGTCACATATGAAATAAGACATATTTTCAATAACACCTATAATCTCTGAATTGGTTTTTTGGGCCATTAATCCTAATCTTTTAGCTACATCTTTTGCTGTAATTTGAGGAGTAGTAACTATTACAAATTTTGTATCCTTAGCTTGTTGCATTAAACTTAAAGGTATATCACCAGTTCCCGGTGGTAAATCTAATAATAAGAAATCTATGGGACCCCAGTTAACATCTTTCATAAATTGTTCTAATATTCCTGATAATATTGGTCCCCTCCAAACTAATGGTTGGTTTTCATCTACTAAATTGCCCATAGACATTACTTTTATTCCAAATTGTTCAACTGGTCGTATTTTATTTTCTCCAGTAGCAGTAGCTTTTTCATTTTTTATACCCATTATTTGTGGAATACTATATCCAAGAATATCTCCGTCTAATAACCCAACATTATATCCTTTTTGACTTAGACTAATGGCTAAATTTGCAGCAACAGTAGATTTCCCAACACCACCTTTTCCACTTCCTATAGCAATTATAGTTGTATTTTCATCCATTTTTTAATCAACTCCTTCCTTTATATTATATATCCAAAATTCTTTTTTTAAAATAGGCTTTTGCCAATAATAAAAAAGATAGGTATTTTACCTATCTTTTTTACCATTAACAAGTAGACCCACCAGTATCAGGTATTACATTGAATCCCTTTCTAAACCAACTATCACTATAATCTACAGTGAAACTTCCATAAGTTTCACTTAAATCTTCTTCTACTAAGAAAATCAATTCATCAACTTCTTGAACCTTATCTCCATCCTTCTGCTCATCCAGAGCAATACTAAAGGTTGGCCCACCTCAACCAAAACCTGCAATATAAATTCTAAATGTATCATTTTTAAAATCTTTAGATTTTAAATAATTTTTAAGCTCTTTATTAGCCTTATCAGTAACATTAATCTTCATAATTAATTCCTCCCTAATCTATTATTTATTATATACCCCTACTAGGTATTTTAAACCTATAATACTAGAGAACTTCTTATTTGTCAAGAAAATAAAAAACCCTCTGGCTAAGCCAGAGGGCTTTTTACTACATTGCTCTTCCAGGTATAATTGCATCTAGTATTCCTATTACCAATGCTCCAATTATAGCTCCCCATACGGATATATTAAACCCTGGAACTATAAATTTTGTAACGTATAGTATAATTGCAGAAACTATAAACCCAGTAAGTCCTCTCCCAAAGGGTGAAGCGTCTACTCCTGCAATCTTTTGGATAAAATAATCAAGTAAAGCAATTACTACTGAAGCTATTAATAAACTCCAAATACCATTTATTGAAAAACCTGGAGTCAAAAACGCTGCTATTCCTACTACTATAGCTGTTACTAAAATCCTTAAAAGTATTTCACCCACAGAATTATCATCTTTAGTTCTGTTTACATCATTATCTCTATTTCTATCATTATTTTCCACATCTTCACCTCCCATTATAAGAATGTCCATTTCTCTTTCTTTTATACAAAAAAAATAAATAAATATTTTGCTTTTTTTGAGAAATGATATAAATTAGATACAATGGGTATATAAAGTATGCTATTATATTATTAAATCGAATAAAAGGAGGGTTTCATAATGACTATTACAAAAGATATGGTTATTGGTCAACTAATTCAGGAAAAACCTGAAGCTGTTGAAATTCTTATGAATTTTGGTCTTGGATGTATTGGATGTCCAGCTAGTCAAATGGAAACTATTGAAGAAGCTGCAATGGTTCATAATATAAATTTAGACCAACTTTTGAAAGCTTTAAACTCTTAAAAATTCAATATAAAATAAGTGGAAGCTAAGAGCTTAGCTTCCATTTATTTAACTCATTTTAAATTATTTATCCTAGTAATTCATCTAATCTTGGCTTGTCAAAACCTACTATTTCTTCGTCTCCAACTATTATAACTGGAACTCCCATATGTCCCTTAGCCATTAACTCTTTTCTTGCTTCTGGGTCTTCATTAATATTTTTTTCAGTATATTCTACGCCTTTTTCATCTAAATATTCTTTCGCCGATACACAGTAAGGACATGTATTGCTACTATAAATAATAACTTCTGCCATTTTCTATTCCTCCTTTAATTTACAACTCAGTACACCTATACTAGTATTATACCCGACAGGGGTATATCAGTCAAGTCTCTAACTTTTACTTTACAAAACCTTTTTCAATTTCTCCTTGTTAAATCCTGCAATTTCTTCATCATCTACTAATATTATAGGTACTGTCCTATATCCCATGTCTAACAACTCTTTTTTAGCCTTTTCAGATTGTTGTACATTTCGCTCTATGAAAGGAACTTTCTTAGTCCTAAGATAATCTTTTACCTCTGTACAACTATGACAAGTACTAGCAGTATATATTATAACCTTCCTCACACTACTTACTCCTTTCTCACTAATTATTCTTATAGTACCCGAAGCAAAAAAATTTAATCACAAAGGTTAATTATGATAATTTCTTAAGATATTAATAATTGTAATAATTGCAAAAATGAGGGATATTTTTCACTATATCACCTCACTTTTAATGATGTCTAACATGATCTAAACCCTGACCGAATAATTGTAATACATGGTCATCATCAAGAGAATAAATCACCATCTTACCTTCTTTTCTATATTTTACTAACTTAAGGTTTCTAAGCATTCTTAAATGATGGGATATTGCTGATTGAGTCATGTCCAATAAATTAGCTATATCACATACACATAAAGGTCTTTTAGAAAGAACATAAATAATCTTTAGTCTTGTAGGGTCTCCTAAAGCTTTAAAAATGTCAGAAAGAGACTTTATCTCTTCTTCGTCCAACATAGATTTTTTAACTTTCTTCAAACTTTTTTCATCAGTTGCACTTACTAAACAAATATCCTTTTCTTTTGGAAAATTCCTCAATTTTTTTGCCACAACTAATATGCAGCCTAACCTCCCTTCTATCCTTTCTAACACTATTATACCATATTTTATCATTTAAAAGGTATCGTTGGATTTAAAGGAAACAGTACTTTACCGGTTATAGGTTCAATATACAAAAGCCAATAACCATAATCCCCTTTTCCTTCAAACCAAGTATTAAAACCTGACACTCCCTTATATGGATGCTCAGAAGAAACAAATTTTCCTGGTACACCATAAACATAATAGATTACATCATCATATTCCTTATACATGCCAAATATATAATGATTATATTCTTTCATCAAGCTTGCAGGGGAAACAGTGTTACTCATAAATGGATGATTATATGACATATTATTAAGATAGTTTGAAAATGGCAAAAATCCTCTATAACTATGAACGTCATCATACTCTATTCTCCACCAATCATAGCCTTTCAATTGAATAGTGAAAGGATTTATGTAAGGGAAGAATTTAAGTATACTCAATACATAATTATTTAGTCTATTTTTATAATTTAACTTTCTTATATAGTCCATATTCTTATAATGATCTTTTGAAACATTACCCATAGAATTTATTTTTTCTTCTATTACCTTTTCCATTTCCTTATCTTTTATATCATCATTTATTTCTTCTATAATATTTTCTATTTCTATTTCCTCAACGTCAAATTCTTTTTCTTTATATTCTAGTTGTTCTTGAATTAGTTCCTCATTCTCCATTTGAGTGTCACTTTCATTTTCTACTTTTTCTAGTTCTTCTAATGTTAATTTTTCAATATTAGAATCACTATCAATATCTTCCTCTATTTCTTCTATTGTTTCAGTACTTTCTAACTTATCTAAATCCTGCAATTCGAAACTTATTTCTTCTTTTTCTTTCTCTTCCTTTTCAAATTCACTGTAATTTTGTTCTTTTTCTTCTTCCACTTCTTCCTTTTCTAATTCATCATAAATTTCCTCTTTTTCTTCTTTTTCTTCCTTCCTTGATTCACTATAGCTTTCTTCTTTTTCTGGTATTATTTCTTCTGTTTCTATTCTATTTAGCTCTTTTCCTACTATTTCTTCATCCTCTAATTCTGGCTCTACATCCATTATTTTAGTTTCCTCTGTTTCTTCTATTTCTTCTTGAAGTTTTACGATATATTTACTTATTAATCCATCATTTTTGTCTATATAAGCGGATAGCAAAATATTTGAATTTCGTTTAATAAGTATTCCACTAAATTTCCCCAATGAAATATTAGTGTTTTTAACATTGTTAATATTGACGTCAGTTTTTACCCGGCCTTTGCCTCTTTCATTTGTAAATATCCTGCCTAAATAAACTTCTACTATATCTCCATCTTTTTCTCCTATTAAATAACCTTTATACTCTTGATCTTCCTCTCCATTATCTACATTTAAACTTATATAACCCTTACTTCCTCTTATTTCAATTTTCCCATGTCCTTTAGGTTTTATTCCTGATATAGTAGTCATGTCATCCTTTAAAATAATAAATTTTCTTTTATAATTAAAACTTTGCGACATAAAAAGCCCCCCTTTTAAATCTTATTATTAATATATGTCAAGGGAAGGCAAATTTGAACTAATCTTTGCAAAATCTTCTACAGATAAATCTTCTGCCCTTTTTTTAGGGTCTATATTTGATTTTTCTAGAACTTTTTTTATTTCTTTCTTATCCACACCTAATTCTTTAGAATTTAAAGAGTTTACTAAAGTTTTTCTCCTTTGATTGAAAGCAAGCTTAACTATTTTAAAAAATAACTCTTTATTTTCTAAATTTATTTTTTCCTTTTTTAAATTTAACTTAAGTACTGCTGAATCAACTTTTGGTCTTGGCATAAATACTGATTTAGGAACTTTAAGAATTATTTCTGGATCCGTATAATATTGTACAAATACTGACAATGAACTGAAATCTTTATTTCCCGGAGTTGCAATTATTCTATCTGCCACTTCTTTTTGCACCATAACTATTATAGAGTCAAGTCCTAATTCTTCCTCTATAAGTCTTCCTATAATGGGAGTCGTAATATAATATGGTAAATTAGCTACCACTTTAATATCTCCTGCATTAAATTTTTCTTCTATGATTTTTTTTAAATTTACTTTTAATACATCTCCATGTATTATTTCTACATTAGAATAGTCCTTAAGAGTATTACTCAGTATAGGTAGTAGCTTATCATCTAATTCTATAGCTACTACCTTTTTAGCTCTTAGAGACAATTCTTCTGTAAGAGTACCTACACCTGGACCTATTTCAAGTACATTATCTTCTTTTGTAATATTTCCTTCCTCACATATTTTTCTAACTATATTCCCATCTACAAGAAAGTTCTGTCCTAAACTCTTAGAAAAAGTAAATCCATATTTTTTTAATACTTCTTTTGTATATTTAGGTGAATAAAGTCTTTTTTCACTCATAATTTTTTTCCAACTCCTTTACTCCTTCTAAAAATTCTTCTCTTGTAATATCAAAACTATTTAATCTGCTTAAAAATTGCTTTGAATTTGCATAACCCATTCCTAGTATATCACCTAGTAATTCCCGCCTTGTTCTAGAGCTTTCTCCTCCACAAAGGCCATTTTCAATTAAATCTATTTTGGTAAACTCTTCTCTTTTCTCTTTAACTAATGGCCTTGCTTTTTTTATAGCCTCTTTTATATCTTTGGCAGTAGCGTTTTCTACACCTATATCATTATTTTTAAAAGCTTTTCCCCTAGGTAAAAAAGCATGTTTACAATTTTTAATATACTTAGACAAGTCTTTCCTAATCTTTTCCCCAGCAAAATCTGGATCTGTTAAAATAATAATACCTGTCTTTTCAGAAATATTAATTAACTTTTTAATAAAATTTTCTGAATAACCATAGCCCCCAGTTGCTATAACCTCTGCATCTACTGCTTGTTTTACTGCTTGAATATCATCTTTTCCTTCTACTACAATTATTTCCTTTATCATATTACCCACCTTTAATCATATATTAATCCTTATATTCTGAAAAGCTTTTTAGTATTTTCTCCTGTTATCCTTGCTACTTCTTCAAAACTAACACCTTTTTCCTCTGCTATAGTTGCCGCTACAAATCTTACATATATAGGATCATTTCTCTTCCCCCTATAAGGTTCTGGTGTCAAATAAGGAGAATCTGTTTCTACTAACATTTTATCTAAAGGTATTTCCCTTACTACTTCTTTTAATACTCTGGCATTTTTAAAAGTTACTGGTCCAGCAATAGATATATAAAAACCCAATTTTATATATTCTTTAGCCATTTCTACACTACCTGAATAACAGTGGAGTACTCCTTCTAAACTTCCATCTTGCTCTGCCTTTATTAAATCAAAGGTTTCCTGTTGTGCATCCCTTGAATGAACAATAATTGGTAAATTCACTTCTTTTGCTAATCTCATTTGTTCAATGAACCATTTCCTTTGAATATCTCTGGGAGAATTATCATAGTAATAATCTAATCCAATTTCACCTATAGCTACTACCTTGTCCCTATTGGAAAAAGACTTTAAAATTTTCATAGTACTTTCATCCATTTCTTTTGCTGAATGGGGATGAACCCCTACTGCCGCATATACCTTTTCATATTTTTCAGCTAAATTTACAGCTTTTATACTAGAGGATAAATCAGCACCAGGGTTTATTACTAAGGATATATCATTATCTTCAAAAGAATTAATAATACTTTCCCTATCTTTATCAAATCTTCTATCGTCTAAATGAGCATGGCTATCAATAAGCATGTTTTATTTCAACTCCTTTTATATTAATTGTATACCATCTGACAAATTTTTAAAATATAAAATGCTCTTTCTACACATTAAGAAAGAGCATTTTATTATTTATGAAACTATAGCTCCTGCCTCTATATCTTCTAAGGTAGATACAAGAGTTAATTTGCCATTTTTCTCTGCTGCTAATAACATTCCATGAGATTCTTCCCCTCTTAATTTAATAGGCTTTAAATTAGCTATTAAAATAGCTTTTTTCCCTACAAGATTTTCCGGGGAGTAAAATTCTTTTATACCAGATACCACTTGCCTTTTTTCATTTCCAGTATCTACTTGGAGAACTAATAATTTGTCTGCCTTTGGATGTTCTTTAGCTTCAACTATTTCCACTACTTTTAAATCTAGTTTTGCAAAGTCATCTATAGTAATTTCTTTTATTTTTTCATCTTCAATATTTTCTTTCTTTTTATCTTTACCTTTTTCTATTTTTTTAGTCCTTTCTTTTATAAGTTTTTCGTTGGCTGCATTTAACCTTTTTAATTCTTCTTCAATATCTAATCTCGGGAATAATATATCACCTTTTTCTACTTTCTTTCCTATGGAAATTTTACCCCATTCTTTTCCTTTTTCCCAGGATATATTATTTAATCCTCCTAATTGCCTATCTATCTTCTTAGAAGTTTCCTCCATAAAAGGTTTAATTAATATAGATATGGTAGCTATACTTTCGCATAAATTATAAAGTACTGTATTTAATCTTTCTTTATTTCCTTCTTTCGCTAATATCCATGGTTCAGTTTCATCTACATATTTATTGGTTCTACGAACTAATTTCCATATCTCTTCCAAAGCATTACTATAGTTTAATTTATCCATTTCTTCTTCCACTCTACCTGGGGTTTTGATAGCTAATTCTTTTAATTCCTCATCATTTTTATTAGCTTCTGTAGGCTCTGGAATAATGCCATCGTTGTATTTTTCCACCATAGTTATAGACCTACTAACTAAATTCCCTAAATCATTAGCTAAATCTGAATTTAATCTTTGTAAAAATTTTTCTTTTGAAAAAGAACCATCTTGACCAAAGGAAAATTCTCTTAATAAAAAGTATTTAAAAGAATCTACACCGTAAAGTTCTATTAGCGGCTCTGGATATACAATATTTCCTTTAGATTTTGACATTTTATCATCATCAAATAATATCCATCCATGACCAAAAACCTTTTCAGGCAATTCTATATCTAAAGCCATTAGCACTGCTGGCCAAATAATAGTATGGAACCTAACTATTTCTTTTCCTACTAAATGAACATTGGCTGGCCAGTATTTTTTAAAAGCTTCATCATTGTCACTTCCATAGCCTAAGGCTGATATATAACAAATTAATGCATCTATCCATACGTATATAACATGTTCTGGATTAAAAGGCACCTTTATTCCCCAATCAAAACTAGTTCTAGATACACATAAATCTTGTAAGTCTTCATTTAAAAAGTTATTCATCATTTCATTCTTTCTTGATACTGGCTGTAAAAAATCTGGATTTTCTTCATATAGTTTTATTAAGTCTTCTTTATATTTAGAAAGTTTGAAAAAATAAGCTTCCTCTTCTGCCCAGTGAACTTCTCTACCACAATCTGGACAATTTCCATTTTCTAATTGTTTCTCAGACCAGAAAGCTTCACAAGGGGTACAGTACCAGCCTTCATATTTGGATTTGTAAATATCTCCTTGATTATATAGTTTTTCAAATACTTTTTGTACTGTTTTAACATGATGTTCATCAGTAGTTCTAATGAATTCATCATATCTAATATCTAAAAGATTCCATAATTCTTTTGTTTCAGCTACTATTTTGTCTACATATTCTTTAGGTTTCAAACCATTTCTCTTAGCTGTATCTTGTATCTTTTGCCCATGTTCATCAGTTCCTGTCACAAATAAAACATCATATCCTAAGGCTTCCTCAAAACGTTTCAGAGTATCTGCTGCTACTGTAGTATAGGTATGCCCTATATGCAAATTGTCACTAGGATAATAAATAGGTGTAGTTAAGTAAAATTTTTTCATCACCTTTTCCCTCCTTAATATATTAAATAACAAAAAACCTTCATCTCAATGTAGAGACGAAGGTAGCTTTCGTGTTACCACTCTATTTTACTTAAACTTCGCAGTTTAAGCCTCAATTAAGGTTACCTAATAATAACCTTGCAATTTTAACGGTTGCAAAGCCGTTGCAGCCTACTAATTTCAACTGCACAGTTTAGGGGCCATCTTCGACTAAAATCCTGAACGCTGGCTTTCACCTAATCCAGCTCTCTAAAGTTCATTCCTTAAGTCTACTCTTCCCTGCATTACCTTTTATTTATCATAATCTATTTAATTATAAAATATACATCAAAAATTCATTTTTGTCAAATAAGAACGTGTAACTTCTAATCACATATAATGTTATTAATTAAAAACTTTAAAGGAGTTGATTTTTTTATGTATCCAAATATTGATGATGATTACATGGCCCCAGTAGTGCCAGAATTATATCCTATGGATCCTTACGGTGAATCAATGTATAATTATTATGAACATACACCTGATTGCTATGAACATATGCCTATTTACCAAGATTCTATGACACCACATCCACATATGCCTTGTCGATGTCCTTTAATGATGGATCCAAATTTCAGACGTTGTTTACAAATTTGCATGATGCAACATGAATGTGGAAAACCTATATACATTGAAGAAACTATGAATTTAGATTCCTACTATGAGACTATTGAAGATATAGAAAAGGAATAATCTAAGACTTTTTGACATAAGATAATAACATTCTATTTAAAGTACCTTCTAACCTTGCACTTTCAATGAAGGTACTTATTTCTTAACAAAATGTAACATTTTATAATTGTTAGGTATAGAAAGGTAACAAATGGCAAGACTAACTTATTATCAAGTATTTACTAACCTATGGTATAAGTTGGTAAAGAAATAGTTTAAATTTGACAAAGAAAAAAATATGCAATAGAATACTATACAGTCAAAATTAAGGAGGGAAAATTAATGGATAGGTTTCCGAAAAACACGAAACAACATATTAAGATTTTGACTGTCCTTGCTATAGCATCAAGCCTCTCATTAGGGGTATATATGCATGAGGGGAAAGACATTACAATTAGTATAGATAATGAGGAAAGAGAAGTCAAAACATATGACAAAACCATTGAGAACCTACTAAAATCAGAAGATATTTTATTAGAAGAAGGAACATATATAAACTTTGACTTAGACGACCTATTAGAAAACAACATGAAAATAATTATAAAGACTCCTAAGGAATATACAATTAACATGGGAGATATAAATGCACAAATAAAGTCGGTGCATACTAAAGTTAAAGATGTACTTGACGAACTAGATATTAAACTATCAGAAAAGGATGTAGTTACTCCAGGACTAAATGCAGAACTAAAGGATAATGACAAAATAGAAATAGTTAGGCTAGAGGAAGTCCTTGAAGTACTAGAAGAAAGTGTTCCTTTTGAAGAAGTAACCAATAATAATAAAAACTTACAAGAAGGAAAAACAAAGGTCGCACAAGAAGGGAAAGAAGGAATTAAAGAAATAACTATAAAAAAACTTTTTGTAAATGGAGAACTAACATCTGAAGAAAAAGTAGATGAAACTATAGCTAAAGAACCAGTACCTAGAGTAATAGAAAAAGGTACAAAGAAAAAAGAACCTATAGTGGCTGCTAACAGAGGTGGACTAAGTTCTAAAAAAGAAAAAGTTACCAATAAGAATGATGAAAGTGATAACAAGTTCAATGCTAAAGAGTCCTTCATAGCTGAAGCCACAGCCTATGACCTGTCTTATGATAGTTGTGGGAAACTTCCAGGAGACAAAGGCTATGGTTTAACAGCTCTAGGAACTAAAGCAAGGCATGGTGTTGTTTCTGTAGACCCAAAGGTAATACCTTTAGGTACTAGATTATATATCGAAAGTCTAGATGGAACCAAAGATTACGGCTATGCTGTAGCAGAAGATACAGGTGCCGCAATAAGGGGTCGCAGAGTAGACTTATTCTTCACTAATAGCAATGCTGCAAAAAGATTCGGAAGAAGAAAAATAAAAGTTCATATACTTAACTAGGAAGGTTCTCCTTCCTAGTTTTATTTTTTTAAAAATTTATCCAAAGTACCACAGACAGACTAATAAAGATACCATTATGGAAAATACATACGATATAAAAGCTGCTTTTAATGTGTGTCTATAATCTTTTACCCCAATTGATCCAAAATAAACAGCTAAAGTATAAAAAATTGTTTCTGAAGATCCCATCATAATAGATGCCATTCTACCTGAAAAAGAATCAGGACCATAATTTTCAATTATATCTTTAACTACTCCTAAAGCCCCACTACCAGAAACTGGTCTAATAATTATTAGAGGAATTATTTCTCTTGGAATTTTCAAAAGGTTAGTAATAGGACTTATTATGTATGAAAACATTTCCATAGCATTAGAACCCCTAAATATGCCTATAGAAACGTGAATGGCTATTAAATAGGGTAAAATCCTTACGGATATTTTTAATCCCTCTTTTGCCCCATCTATAAAGGTGGTATACATATCCACTCCCTTTATATATCCCTGCACCAAAATTAATAATATTAAAAAAGGCAATATAGCTACAGATATAGCACTTAACATTATCCTTCCCCCTCCAAAGCTTTCACTGCAATAATTCCTACTATAGTGGATATAAGAGTTGCTATAATACTAGGCCCGATTATTTCCGTTGGATCTACAGAACCATAGTCTTGACGGATCTTAAGTATCGTTAAAGGAACTAATTGCAGGGAAGACATATTAATAACTAAAAACATACACATTGCATTAGTAGCCCTTTTCTTTTGTCTATTTAAGCTATCTAATTCCTTCATAGCCTTTAAACCAAATGCAGTTGCTCCATTTCCTACACCAAACATATTAGTTATAAAGTTCATAATTATCCACTTTTCTGCTGGATGACCTTTGGGAACTTCGGGAAATAAAAAGTTGACTATGGGGGTTAATAGTTTCGCTATTTTATCCATAAGACCAGATTTTTCAGCTATGTTCATCATTCCCAACCAAAAAGACATAATTCCTATAAGGCTAATAGTAAATGTTACTCCTGATTGAGCTTCTCTTAAAATAATATTATTTATTTCCTTTAAATTACCTGTTAAAAGTGAGTATATAATTCCAATAAATATCATTAGGAACCAAATTGTACTTATCATTAAAAAACCCCTTTCATATTCAATATATGAAAGGGATAATTATAATAAAACAAAATGTTTTTATTTTGTAATCTTCAGTATATTTTATTCTATCTTACCTACATTTGATACATAACTTTTTACTAATTTACACTGACCATGAACTTTATAAATAATAGATATGTAATTTGTCAATAACTGAAAGGGGATTGGTAACTTCTCCAGTCCAAAATACCTCCCATATTGAAAGCACTTCCTGTTTTAGAATACTTTGTGAATTTTAAAATTTGTAGACTAGAAACACAGGAAAAAAGACCACTTTTTCAGTGGTCTTCAATCATTTCCCTTGTAACACGATTTGCCTAGTTTTAAGTTAAAGTATATCCACCATCAACTAGAATAGTTTGTCCCGTAATGAAACCGCCAGCCTCAGAACAAAGCATATTTACAATCCCCTTAAAATCATCTGGTTGTCCCCAACGACCTACTGGACATTTCGTAGAAACAATTCTATCCATCATTAATTTTTTCATTTCTGGTTCTGTTGTCATCTTTGTAAAAATAGGGCCTGGTGCAACAGCGTTTACAGTTACTCCATAAGGCGCCAAATCAAGTCCAAAAGATCTAGTAACTCCTCTTACTGCATGTTTTGTAATAACATATGGTGACATTCCAGATTTCATTCCCAAGTAGCCGGCTATAGAAGATACATTAATAATTCTTCCACCATTTCCTTGCTCCTTAAAGTATTTGCCAGCTTCTGCTGAAAGTGCAACAACTTGATTTAGATTAATTTGTAAACAACGTTGATATTCCTCTTCATTATAATTATCACCAACAGGATTGTGGGATTCTACTCCTGCACAATTTATAAGTATATCAAATTTCCCATATTCTTTAAGAGTAATAGGTATTATAGAATTTACTTCTTCAGGTTTTGATAAATCAGCATGTATTGG is part of the Tissierellales bacterium genome and encodes:
- a CDS encoding nucleoside recognition domain-containing protein codes for the protein MISTIWFLMIFIGIIYSLLTGNLKEINNIILREAQSGVTFTISLIGIMSFWLGMMNIAEKSGLMDKIAKLLTPIVNFLFPEVPKGHPAEKWIIMNFITNMFGVGNGATAFGLKAMKELDSLNRQKKRATNAMCMFLVINMSSLQLVPLTILKIRQDYGSVDPTEIIGPSIIATLISTIVGIIAVKALEGEG
- a CDS encoding G5 domain-containing protein, translated to MDRFPKNTKQHIKILTVLAIASSLSLGVYMHEGKDITISIDNEEREVKTYDKTIENLLKSEDILLEEGTYINFDLDDLLENNMKIIIKTPKEYTINMGDINAQIKSVHTKVKDVLDELDIKLSEKDVVTPGLNAELKDNDKIEIVRLEEVLEVLEESVPFEEVTNNNKNLQEGKTKVAQEGKEGIKEITIKKLFVNGELTSEEKVDETIAKEPVPRVIEKGTKKKEPIVAANRGGLSSKKEKVTNKNDESDNKFNAKESFIAEATAYDLSYDSCGKLPGDKGYGLTALGTKARHGVVSVDPKVIPLGTRLYIESLDGTKDYGYAVAEDTGAAIRGRRVDLFFTNSNAAKRFGRRKIKVHILN
- a CDS encoding nucleoside recognition domain-containing protein, encoding MLSAISVAILPFLILLILVQGYIKGVDMYTTFIDGAKEGLKISVRILPYLIAIHVSIGIFRGSNAMEMFSYIISPITNLLKIPREIIPLIIIRPVSGSGALGVVKDIIENYGPDSFSGRMASIMMGSSETIFYTLAVYFGSIGVKDYRHTLKAAFISYVFSIMVSLLVCLWYFG
- a CDS encoding SDR family oxidoreductase, with amino-acid sequence NLEGKAAIVTGSATGIGQAIAVGLAEAGVDIAGVYNNSSYEDTEALVKETGQKFFPIHADLSKPEEVNSIIPITLKEYGKFDILINCAGVESHNPVGDNYNEEEYQRCLQINLNQVVALSAEAGKYFKEQGNGGRIINVSSIAGYLGMKSGMSPYVITKHAVRGVTRSFGLDLAPYGVTVNAVAPGPIFTKMTTEPEMKKLMMDRIVSTKCPVGRWGQPDDFKGIVNMLCSEAGGFITGQTILVDGGYTLT